A genomic window from Flavobacterium johnsoniae includes:
- a CDS encoding phosphatase PAP2 family protein — translation MFRKTISLVFLFGLFSANAQQNDSIVKIDSTSNHLKFNYKQLIIPSVLIGYGVIGLESDQLLSFNHQIKAEVTEDIDEKVTIDDFSQYAPAVSVYALNAFGVKGKNNMRDRSVILVTSYAIMASTVLGLKSISHVERPDGSSKNSFPSGHTATAFMGAEFLYQEYKDKSIWYGIAGYAVATGTGLFRIYNNRHWLTDVAAGAGIGILSTKIAYWINPYITKKLFKSSAENKSTSMIMPFYNGQQYGLGFAKVF, via the coding sequence ATGTTCCGCAAAACAATTTCCCTCGTATTCCTGTTCGGATTATTTTCTGCAAATGCACAGCAAAATGATTCGATTGTAAAAATTGACAGTACATCTAATCATTTAAAATTCAATTACAAACAATTAATTATTCCGAGTGTATTAATTGGTTATGGCGTAATTGGTTTAGAAAGTGATCAGCTTTTGAGTTTCAATCACCAAATTAAAGCTGAAGTTACTGAAGATATTGACGAGAAAGTTACTATTGACGATTTCTCACAATATGCGCCTGCCGTATCTGTTTATGCACTGAATGCTTTTGGTGTAAAAGGCAAAAATAATATGCGCGACCGTTCTGTAATACTTGTGACTTCGTATGCTATTATGGCTTCAACGGTTTTGGGTTTAAAATCGATTTCACATGTAGAAAGACCAGATGGAAGTTCAAAAAATTCCTTCCCTTCTGGACATACGGCAACTGCATTTATGGGTGCTGAATTTTTATACCAAGAATACAAAGATAAATCGATTTGGTACGGAATTGCAGGTTATGCCGTTGCAACTGGAACAGGATTATTTAGAATTTATAACAATCGCCATTGGCTTACTGACGTCGCAGCAGGAGCCGGAATCGGGATTTTGAGCACGAAAATTGCGTATTGGATCAATCCTTATATAACTAAAAAACTATTCAAATCATCAGCCGAAAATAAATCAACTTCTATGATAATGCCTTTTTATAACGGACAGCAATATGGTTTGGGATTTGCGAAGGTTTTTTAA
- a CDS encoding APC family permease: MQENDQEHFKRELGLLDGTMLVVGSMIGSGIFIVSADIARRVGSAGWLTLIWLISGLITVIAAVSYGELSSMFPKAGGQYVYLKEAYNKLIAFLYGWSFFAVIQTGTIAAVGVAFSKFAAYLYEPFSDENILYEIGFFKLNAAQVVSIITIILLSYINSRGVKNGKILQTVLTIIKILSLLGLIVFGLTLAAKASVWNANWTDAWNTRVFDTESGEWMPIGGTALITGISAAMVGSLFSSDAWNGVTFIAGEIKNPQRNVGLSLFLGTFIVTIIYVLTNIMYLAVIPLDEIATAKSDRVAVVASQYIFGNIGTLIIAIMIMISTFACNNGLIMAGARVYYTMAKDGLFFKKAAVLNKSSVPAWALWAQCIWASALCLTGKYGDLLDFVIIIVLIFYILTIYGIFILRKKMPDAERPYKAFGYPFLPMFYIVVASAICISLLITKFSTCGWGVLIMLTGIPVYYLTKPKEN, encoded by the coding sequence ATGCAAGAAAACGATCAAGAACATTTTAAAAGAGAACTCGGATTATTAGACGGAACCATGCTTGTAGTTGGTTCTATGATAGGATCTGGAATATTTATTGTAAGCGCAGATATCGCAAGACGAGTCGGATCTGCAGGATGGCTAACGTTAATTTGGCTGATTTCAGGATTGATTACAGTTATTGCCGCTGTAAGTTATGGCGAATTGAGTTCTATGTTTCCAAAAGCAGGAGGACAGTATGTTTATCTAAAAGAAGCATATAATAAGCTAATTGCGTTTCTGTACGGATGGAGTTTTTTTGCAGTAATACAGACCGGAACAATTGCAGCAGTTGGTGTTGCATTTTCAAAATTTGCCGCTTATTTATACGAGCCTTTTAGCGATGAAAATATTCTTTACGAAATTGGCTTTTTTAAACTCAACGCCGCGCAAGTAGTTTCTATTATTACCATAATTTTATTGTCTTATATAAATAGTCGTGGTGTAAAAAACGGAAAGATTCTGCAAACCGTTCTTACAATCATCAAAATTTTATCATTACTAGGATTAATTGTATTCGGATTAACATTGGCAGCAAAAGCTTCTGTTTGGAATGCCAATTGGACAGATGCTTGGAATACTCGTGTTTTTGATACAGAAAGCGGTGAATGGATGCCAATTGGAGGAACAGCTTTGATTACAGGAATTTCGGCAGCAATGGTTGGATCATTATTTTCTAGTGATGCTTGGAATGGTGTTACTTTTATTGCTGGAGAAATTAAAAATCCACAGAGAAATGTTGGTTTAAGTTTGTTTCTCGGAACTTTTATCGTAACCATCATTTATGTATTGACAAATATTATGTATTTGGCTGTAATTCCGTTAGATGAAATTGCTACAGCAAAATCTGATCGTGTTGCAGTTGTGGCATCACAATATATTTTTGGAAATATCGGAACGCTTATCATCGCAATTATGATTATGATTTCGACTTTTGCCTGCAACAACGGATTAATTATGGCTGGTGCAAGAGTTTATTATACAATGGCAAAAGACGGTTTGTTTTTTAAAAAAGCTGCTGTTTTAAATAAATCAAGTGTACCTGCATGGGCGCTTTGGGCGCAATGTATCTGGGCATCGGCTTTGTGTCTTACAGGAAAATATGGAGATTTGCTAGATTTTGTTATTATTATCGTTTTGATTTTCTATATCCTTACCATTTACGGAATCTTCATTTTACGTAAAAAAATGCCAGATGCAGAAAGACCTTATAAAGCTTTTGGATATCCATTTTTACCAATGTTTTATATTGTTGTTGCAAGTGCGATTTGTATTTCTTTACTGATAACAAAATTCTCAACTTGCGGTTGGGGCGTATTGATTATGCTGACAGGAATTCCAGTGTATTATTTAACCAAACCGAAAGAAAATTAA
- a CDS encoding methyltransferase domain-containing protein translates to MTWDPKKYDEFKTERSRPFNDLVSHIVDQPNLKVIDLGCGTGELTKKLSEKLPNSTVLGIDNSAEMLAKAPTAENLTFKELSIPDQLKEETKWDVIFSNAALQWIDNHGELFPKIISHLNPGGQLAVQMPQQNENILNRILLNLVQEEPFASYLNNWTRPSPVLSLDEYAKIFFENGGKNLVIYEKVYPQISTSKNDFFNFISGSALTVYEERLNEKQFENLSAEFKNRINKYFPVVPSIYAFRRLILCARF, encoded by the coding sequence ATGACTTGGGATCCAAAAAAATATGATGAATTTAAAACAGAACGTTCTAGACCTTTTAATGATTTAGTAAGTCATATTGTTGATCAGCCAAATCTAAAAGTTATCGATTTAGGATGCGGAACTGGCGAACTCACAAAAAAACTGTCTGAGAAACTTCCTAATTCAACTGTTCTAGGAATAGACAATTCAGCTGAAATGCTAGCAAAAGCTCCGACAGCTGAAAATTTAACTTTTAAAGAATTATCTATTCCAGACCAATTAAAAGAGGAAACAAAATGGGATGTCATTTTTTCGAATGCTGCTTTACAATGGATTGATAATCATGGCGAACTTTTTCCAAAAATTATTTCTCATCTAAATCCTGGAGGGCAATTGGCTGTACAAATGCCGCAACAAAATGAGAATATTCTAAACAGAATACTTTTAAATTTAGTTCAAGAAGAACCTTTTGCTTCATATTTAAATAATTGGACACGACCTTCTCCTGTTTTAAGTTTAGACGAATACGCTAAAATATTTTTTGAAAATGGAGGAAAAAATCTCGTTATCTATGAAAAAGTTTATCCACAGATTTCGACTTCTAAAAATGACTTTTTTAATTTCATTTCTGGTTCTGCACTTACTGTTTATGAAGAGCGTCTAAATGAGAAACAATTCGAAAATTTATCTGCTGAATTTAAGAATAGAATAAACAAATATTTCCCTGTTGTA
- a CDS encoding DNA polymerase III subunit alpha yields the protein MYLNCHSYHSLRYGTIPLKDLIAEAVLHGIKAMALTDINTVTGIYDFIKACQEKEIKPLIGMEFRCNHEFRYIGLAQNAEGLAEMNVFLTEHNFSGETLPLRAPKFESVFVIYTLENAPETLFDNEFIGVRPEEVSSLLTSKHKNKISKMVILQPVTFRSKKEYNLHKVLRAIDTNIILSKLTEADYCKVSDVMKPVESILPFYEKYPEIILNTQRIINDCNFQYDFSVKRNKKFYTQNRQQDLEKLTELAWEGFEKRYGNENIEAKARVEKELKVIDELEFSGYFLITWDIIQYSNSKGFMHIGRGSGANSIIAYCLGITDICPIELDLYFERFLNLNRKTPPDFDIDWSWQERNTILEYIFGKYGKDHVAFCGTNVEFKYRSIFREVGKVFGLPKEELDLLAKNPEEFHPTNKIVKLVQEYGQMMEKHPNQRSMHACGILISEEPITNYTPLEMPPKGFPIVLFDMHIAEEIGFDKFDILSQRGIGHIDDSVKLIAKNRGIKINIRDTSISKDEAVCNSYLAKGHTIGCFYIESPAMRGLLRRLNCDNYKILVAASSIIRPGVAQSGMMKEYIFRHNNPNQFEYFHEVFREHLGETYGIMVYQEDVIKIAQHYGGLPAPDGDILRRAMSGKGRSLEALQKVKDNFFASCAQKGHPLQLSQEIYRQIESFAGYSFCKAHSASYAVESYQSLYLKVNYPVEFMTAVINNQGGFYRTEVYVHEARMSGGKIHNPCVNKSEYQTTLYGTDIYLGFMHIQSLESKIAHLIEENRNKKGDFNSLEDFINRIPIGIEGVKTLIFIDAFRFTGKTKNQLLVTASLLLNNFKPENRDLKLLQEPVKEYKLPKLERSVFEDAFDEIELLSFPVSCTVFDLLQTKHRGDVMAKDLVQYHKKQVRMLAYLISRKHVPTKKGTMYFGTWIDHEGTYFDTAHFPDSLAKHPFQGGGCYLLLGNVEVDYHFPTITIIKMAKMPFIPDPRYMDAKDQYRTQNQIKEDISLTHRKPYPSEHEINLPRHRMKF from the coding sequence ATGTATCTCAATTGTCATTCTTATCATTCATTACGTTACGGCACGATTCCGCTTAAGGATTTGATTGCTGAAGCGGTTTTGCATGGTATAAAAGCAATGGCTTTGACAGATATTAATACCGTTACCGGAATTTACGATTTTATAAAAGCGTGTCAGGAAAAAGAAATTAAACCTTTGATTGGAATGGAATTTCGTTGCAATCATGAATTTCGATATATTGGTTTGGCTCAAAATGCAGAGGGTTTGGCCGAAATGAATGTTTTTCTAACTGAACATAATTTCAGCGGAGAAACTTTGCCTTTGCGTGCTCCAAAATTCGAATCGGTTTTTGTGATTTATACTTTGGAAAATGCTCCAGAAACGCTTTTTGATAATGAATTTATCGGAGTTCGCCCTGAAGAAGTTTCAAGTCTTTTGACTTCAAAACATAAAAATAAAATCTCCAAAATGGTGATTTTACAACCTGTAACTTTTAGAAGTAAAAAAGAATACAATCTGCATAAAGTGCTTCGGGCTATTGATACGAATATTATTTTATCGAAACTTACAGAAGCAGATTACTGCAAAGTTTCTGATGTGATGAAACCTGTAGAATCGATTCTACCATTTTATGAAAAATATCCTGAAATCATTTTGAATACACAGCGCATTATTAACGATTGTAATTTTCAATATGATTTTTCGGTTAAAAGAAATAAAAAATTCTATACTCAAAACCGTCAGCAAGATTTAGAAAAACTGACCGAATTAGCTTGGGAAGGATTTGAAAAACGTTACGGAAACGAAAATATTGAAGCAAAAGCCAGAGTAGAAAAAGAATTAAAAGTAATTGACGAATTAGAATTCAGCGGTTATTTTTTAATTACCTGGGACATTATTCAATATAGCAACAGTAAGGGTTTTATGCATATTGGACGCGGAAGCGGTGCCAACAGTATTATTGCCTATTGTCTCGGAATTACCGATATCTGCCCTATTGAACTCGATTTGTATTTTGAACGCTTTTTAAATCTAAACCGTAAAACACCACCCGATTTTGATATTGATTGGAGTTGGCAAGAACGCAACACAATTCTGGAATATATCTTCGGAAAATACGGTAAAGATCACGTTGCTTTTTGTGGTACAAACGTCGAGTTTAAGTATAGATCTATTTTTAGGGAAGTCGGAAAAGTTTTTGGTCTTCCTAAAGAAGAATTAGATCTTTTGGCAAAAAATCCAGAAGAATTTCATCCAACCAATAAAATCGTGAAATTGGTTCAGGAATACGGACAAATGATGGAAAAACATCCCAATCAACGAAGTATGCATGCGTGTGGAATTTTGATTTCTGAAGAACCAATTACGAATTACACTCCTTTAGAAATGCCTCCAAAAGGTTTTCCAATCGTACTTTTTGATATGCATATTGCCGAAGAAATTGGTTTTGACAAATTCGATATTTTAAGTCAGCGCGGTATCGGGCATATTGACGACAGTGTAAAACTAATTGCCAAAAACCGAGGCATAAAAATTAATATTCGCGATACTTCCATTTCTAAAGACGAGGCTGTTTGCAATTCTTATTTAGCAAAAGGACATACAATTGGCTGTTTTTATATAGAAAGTCCTGCTATGCGTGGTTTACTGCGTCGTTTAAATTGTGATAATTATAAAATTCTTGTCGCCGCGTCGTCTATCATTCGTCCAGGAGTTGCACAATCTGGAATGATGAAAGAGTATATTTTCCGTCATAACAATCCAAATCAGTTTGAGTATTTCCATGAAGTTTTCAGAGAACATCTTGGCGAAACGTACGGGATCATGGTATATCAGGAAGATGTTATTAAAATCGCCCAACATTATGGCGGACTTCCCGCTCCTGACGGTGATATTCTTCGTCGCGCCATGTCGGGAAAAGGAAGATCATTGGAAGCTTTGCAAAAAGTAAAAGATAATTTCTTTGCGAGTTGTGCTCAAAAAGGGCATCCGTTACAATTAAGTCAGGAAATTTATCGCCAAATTGAATCTTTTGCGGGATATTCTTTCTGCAAGGCGCACTCGGCTTCGTATGCAGTTGAAAGTTACCAGAGTTTGTATCTGAAAGTCAATTATCCAGTTGAATTTATGACAGCGGTAATCAACAATCAGGGCGGATTTTATAGAACTGAAGTTTATGTCCACGAAGCAAGAATGTCTGGCGGAAAAATTCATAATCCGTGTGTGAATAAAAGCGAATATCAGACTACTTTATACGGTACAGATATTTATCTCGGTTTTATGCACATTCAAAGTCTGGAATCTAAAATCGCTCATTTGATTGAAGAAAACCGAAATAAAAAAGGTGATTTTAATTCTCTGGAAGATTTTATCAATCGAATTCCAATTGGAATTGAAGGCGTTAAAACACTGATTTTTATTGATGCTTTTCGTTTTACAGGAAAAACAAAAAATCAGCTTTTGGTAACTGCCAGTTTACTATTGAATAATTTTAAACCTGAAAACAGAGATTTGAAATTACTGCAAGAACCCGTTAAAGAATACAAACTTCCAAAATTAGAGCGTTCTGTTTTTGAAGATGCATTTGACGAAATCGAATTGTTGAGTTTCCCCGTTTCTTGCACTGTTTTTGATCTTTTGCAAACCAAACATCGCGGTGATGTGATGGCTAAAGATTTGGTTCAATATCATAAAAAACAAGTCAGAATGCTGGCGTATCTAATTTCCAGAAAACACGTTCCAACCAAAAAAGGCACCATGTATTTTGGAACTTGGATTGATCATGAAGGCACTTATTTTGACACCGCTCATTTTCCTGATAGCCTTGCTAAACATCCATTTCAGGGAGGAGGCTGTTATCTTTTGTTAGGAAATGTCGAAGTCGATTATCATTTTCCAACGATTACGATAATCAAAATGGCAAAAATGCCTTTTATTCCAGATCCACGTTATATGGATGCTAAAGATCAATACCGAACACAAAACCAAATTAAAGAAGATATAAGCCTTACGCACAGAAAACCTTATCCGTCTGAACATGAGATTAATTTGCCCAGACACCGAATGAAGTTTTAA
- a CDS encoding XRE family transcriptional regulator — translation MSLFSDNIRALRVKHKISQEKLAENLSITRGRYVKYEDGTSEAPYDILKKIALYFHMSIDLILSVDIRKIDVQNLIKLEGNRLILPIQVDSFGENFIEIVSQKAKAGYLNGYADPEYIESLQQITLPFLGPGKHRGFPVEGDSMPPHEDGSIIIGRYVEKLGEVMDGKTYILITKNEGMVYKRLNKNKKNALVLESDNNFYPNYEVKASDILEIWEYECNIGRSDKKQEITETGAMKDLLLELKREVREIKNNTSNT, via the coding sequence ATGTCCTTATTTTCAGACAACATCAGAGCATTAAGGGTTAAGCATAAAATATCACAAGAGAAATTAGCTGAAAACCTTAGTATTACCAGAGGTAGATACGTGAAATACGAAGACGGAACTTCGGAAGCACCGTATGATATTCTAAAGAAGATTGCATTGTATTTTCATATGAGTATTGACTTGATATTATCTGTCGATATTCGTAAAATTGATGTGCAAAATTTGATAAAACTAGAAGGCAACCGACTTATTTTACCAATTCAAGTGGATAGTTTTGGAGAAAATTTTATTGAAATTGTATCTCAAAAAGCAAAAGCAGGTTATCTAAACGGATATGCTGATCCAGAATATATTGAAAGTTTACAGCAGATTACACTTCCATTTCTAGGTCCTGGAAAACATCGTGGATTTCCTGTTGAAGGTGATTCAATGCCTCCACACGAAGATGGTTCGATTATTATTGGTCGTTATGTAGAAAAACTGGGAGAGGTAATGGATGGTAAAACTTATATTCTGATTACCAAAAATGAAGGAATGGTGTATAAGCGTCTTAATAAAAATAAAAAAAATGCTTTGGTTTTAGAATCAGATAATAATTTTTATCCGAATTATGAAGTGAAAGCTTCTGATATTTTGGAGATTTGGGAATACGAATGTAACATTGGCCGTTCGGATAAGAAACAAGAAATAACAGAAACTGGAGCAATGAAAGATTTGCTTTTAGAATTGAAAAGAGAAGTTCGAGAGATTAAGAATAATACTTCGAATACATAA
- the dinB gene encoding DNA polymerase IV, producing MARAIVHMDLDTFFVSCERRTNSELNGIPLIIGGGDRGVVASCSYEARKFGVRSAMPIRMALKLCPDAKVMKGDMELYSQLSHDVTEILQEKAPVLEKASVDEFYLDITGMDKFHGSYKWTNELAQKVIKETGLPISFSLSINKTVSKIATGEGKPVGNLEIPEQKVQDFLNPLSIQKIPMVGAVTFQLLSRIGVRKIQTLAEMPAEVLQQMIGKNGLELWKKAHGIDHTPVEPYSERKSISTETTFSQDTIDLAKLRRILLGMVEKLAFQLRAEQWLTSTVTVKIRYANFDTETKQCRVAYTSADHVLTKNVIELFEKVYQRRMRLRLIGVRFSGLVRGTYQIDLFEDTQEMLSLYEAMDKMKSRYGFDAVMRCAGAHFKPNTKDEILKRKK from the coding sequence ATGGCACGGGCAATTGTACATATGGATTTGGATACCTTTTTTGTATCCTGTGAAAGACGCACTAACTCAGAACTCAACGGAATTCCGCTTATCATAGGCGGAGGAGATCGAGGGGTTGTAGCATCTTGTTCTTATGAAGCCCGCAAATTTGGTGTTCGTTCTGCTATGCCTATTCGTATGGCATTAAAACTTTGTCCAGACGCAAAAGTTATGAAAGGAGACATGGAATTATACTCGCAATTATCTCACGATGTAACAGAAATTCTTCAAGAAAAAGCACCTGTTTTAGAAAAGGCAAGTGTAGACGAATTTTATCTGGATATTACTGGAATGGACAAATTTCATGGCAGTTATAAATGGACAAATGAGCTAGCTCAAAAGGTGATTAAAGAGACCGGACTTCCTATTAGTTTTTCATTATCCATCAACAAAACCGTTTCTAAAATTGCAACTGGCGAAGGCAAACCCGTTGGAAATCTTGAAATTCCAGAACAAAAAGTACAAGATTTTTTAAATCCGCTTTCTATTCAGAAAATACCAATGGTAGGCGCTGTAACTTTTCAGCTTTTATCTCGAATTGGCGTTCGGAAAATTCAAACTCTAGCCGAAATGCCTGCCGAAGTTTTGCAACAGATGATTGGTAAAAATGGGTTAGAACTCTGGAAAAAAGCACACGGAATTGATCACACACCTGTTGAACCTTACAGCGAAAGAAAATCAATTTCTACCGAAACTACTTTTTCTCAAGATACAATTGATCTTGCAAAACTGAGAAGAATATTATTAGGAATGGTAGAAAAACTGGCCTTTCAGCTTCGTGCCGAACAATGGCTGACTTCAACTGTTACGGTAAAAATACGTTACGCCAATTTTGACACCGAAACCAAACAATGCCGAGTCGCCTATACTTCAGCCGATCACGTTTTGACTAAAAATGTAATTGAACTTTTTGAAAAGGTCTACCAGCGTCGTATGCGTCTGCGCTTGATTGGCGTTCGATTTAGCGGATTGGTACGCGGTACTTATCAAATTGATCTTTTTGAGGATACTCAGGAAATGCTTTCACTTTATGAAGCGATGGACAAAATGAAAAGCCGTTATGGTTTTGATGCTGTAATGCGTTGTGCCGGAGCTCATTTTAAACCAAACACTAAAGACGAAATTTTAAAACGAAAAAAATAA
- a CDS encoding DUF1810 domain-containing protein, whose amino-acid sequence MAYSNNDLARFLDAQNKLYLTAFSEISKGKKETHWMWFIFPQIKGLGKSDTANLYAINDLKEASDYLEHPILGKHLIEISELLLTFKRKSADGIFGDLDARKLRSCMTLFSLVENANPIFQEILESFFSGEKDPLTLSIINSTIKSSTEPAVA is encoded by the coding sequence ATGGCTTATTCAAACAATGATTTAGCGCGCTTCTTAGATGCGCAAAACAAACTTTATCTTACCGCTTTTTCTGAAATCAGTAAAGGGAAAAAAGAAACGCATTGGATGTGGTTTATTTTTCCGCAAATAAAAGGTTTGGGCAAAAGCGACACAGCTAATCTTTATGCCATTAATGATTTAAAAGAAGCTTCAGATTATTTAGAACATCCAATTCTTGGAAAACATTTAATTGAAATTTCGGAGCTTTTATTGACTTTCAAAAGAAAATCTGCTGATGGAATTTTTGGAGATTTAGATGCTAGAAAATTACGTTCTTGCATGACTTTATTTTCTTTGGTAGAAAATGCAAATCCGATATTTCAGGAAATTTTAGAATCTTTCTTCTCTGGAGAAAAAGATCCTTTGACTTTGTCTATTATTAATTCAACTATAAAATCATCTACTGAGCCAGCTGTTGCTTAA
- a CDS encoding alpha-ketoglutarate-dependent dioxygenase AlkB family protein: MTLFSDTELFTTGHAGKKIFDLPDCELILIDNFFSKEESDSFYERILSKTKWREYEMEVYDKTYTVPRMISWYEDKDNPGADPNGPDWTYELLKIRSRVEKETQLDFNSLLLNLYRNGKDGVGWHSDREDNSGKDPIIASVTFGETRMFKLRHKFRKDIPLVEIPLHHGSFLLMAGTTNSFWQHHVPKTARKVLPRINLTFRQTQRNA, encoded by the coding sequence ATGACACTATTTAGCGACACCGAATTATTTACGACCGGACACGCAGGCAAAAAAATATTTGATCTTCCTGACTGTGAATTAATTCTGATTGATAATTTTTTCAGTAAAGAAGAATCGGATTCTTTTTATGAAAGAATACTGAGTAAGACTAAATGGAGAGAATATGAAATGGAAGTTTATGATAAAACTTATACTGTTCCCCGCATGATATCATGGTATGAAGACAAAGATAATCCTGGCGCAGATCCAAACGGACCTGACTGGACGTATGAATTATTAAAAATAAGAAGTCGTGTTGAAAAAGAAACTCAGCTTGATTTTAATAGCCTTCTGTTAAATTTATACCGAAACGGAAAAGATGGCGTTGGCTGGCACAGCGATCGGGAAGACAATTCTGGTAAAGATCCAATTATTGCATCGGTTACTTTTGGAGAAACGCGAATGTTTAAACTTCGTCATAAATTTAGAAAGGACATTCCGCTGGTTGAAATACCTCTTCATCATGGCTCTTTCTTACTAATGGCAGGAACTACCAATAGTTTTTGGCAACATCATGTTCCGAAAACGGCACGTAAAGTTTTACCCAGAATAAATTTAACTTTTAGGCAAACGCAACGTAATGCGTAA
- a CDS encoding MFS transporter gives MNEKIKTLQIIHFAICAGTIAAYFFVGEISLEKLQIPAISTLSIIYTLIPILAYIISTFLFRSQIKQIDPKLKLEEKLSFYQAASIMRWAILEGAAFILLFLKPDYILFGILIIVYLIFLRPTEERIKNDLSDNGF, from the coding sequence ATGAATGAAAAAATCAAAACATTACAAATTATCCATTTTGCCATTTGTGCAGGAACTATTGCTGCCTATTTTTTTGTTGGCGAAATTTCTTTAGAAAAATTACAAATTCCTGCAATTAGCACGCTCTCTATTATTTATACGTTAATACCTATTTTGGCATATATAATAAGTACTTTTCTATTCCGATCGCAAATCAAGCAAATTGATCCGAAGCTAAAACTCGAAGAGAAATTATCTTTTTATCAGGCTGCTTCAATCATGCGATGGGCTATTTTAGAAGGTGCCGCTTTTATACTTCTGTTTCTAAAACCAGATTATATTTTATTTGGTATTCTTATAATTGTCTATCTCATTTTCTTAAGACCTACCGAAGAAAGAATTAAAAATGATTTATCTGATAATGGTTTTTAA
- a CDS encoding exonuclease domain-containing protein has protein sequence MKNTEYAIVDIETTGGNASGSRITEIAIIIHDGKNVLDRYETLVNPEQDIPPSIFGLTGINNEMVANAPIFDDISEKVLEMLTDRIFVAHNVNFDYSFVHHQLEQAGFKWSAKKLCTVRAARKIKPGLGSYSLGNLCNSLNISLENRHRAGGDADATALLFSLLLEWDDAGEIEKMIKKTAQDQRLPPNLPPDDFNNLPDKPGVYYFYNQQKKVIYVGKAINLKKRVASHFSGNNINPQRQHFLRDIHGISFEVCATELMALLLECTEIKKLWPTYNRALKRFEAKFGIYQYEARNGYKYLAIGKVSKFQVCIHEFSSLYEGINLLRSLAERFEIDHRFCKYSKSEEGEFYQNNNLKSLPDVIMHNTQIDNAIDYLLNNRPTFAIIDKGKSKEERSCVWIENGHFYGMGYLPSDISIHEPSDVKNYVTPYKSNQYIEQLIFSYAEKHPRKVFFKNHF, from the coding sequence ATGAAAAATACGGAATATGCTATAGTCGATATTGAAACCACAGGCGGAAATGCCAGTGGCAGCCGCATTACAGAAATTGCAATCATTATTCATGATGGCAAAAATGTGCTCGATCGTTACGAAACTCTTGTAAATCCTGAACAGGACATTCCTCCTTCTATTTTTGGATTAACAGGTATTAATAACGAAATGGTTGCCAATGCGCCAATCTTTGATGACATTTCAGAGAAAGTTCTCGAAATGCTTACCGATCGTATTTTTGTGGCGCATAATGTTAACTTCGATTATTCGTTCGTTCATCATCAATTGGAACAAGCTGGTTTTAAATGGTCTGCAAAAAAACTTTGTACCGTTCGTGCTGCACGAAAAATCAAACCAGGATTGGGTTCTTACAGTTTAGGAAATCTTTGCAATTCTTTAAATATATCTTTAGAAAACAGACACCGTGCAGGCGGAGATGCCGATGCCACTGCTCTATTATTTTCGCTTTTATTAGAATGGGACGATGCTGGAGAAATCGAAAAAATGATCAAGAAAACAGCACAAGATCAGCGTTTGCCTCCAAATCTTCCGCCAGATGATTTTAATAATTTACCTGATAAACCTGGAGTATATTATTTTTATAATCAACAAAAAAAAGTTATTTACGTTGGAAAAGCGATTAATCTGAAAAAACGTGTCGCTTCTCATTTCAGCGGAAACAATATTAATCCGCAAAGACAACATTTTTTGCGGGATATTCACGGAATTTCTTTTGAAGTCTGTGCTACCGAATTAATGGCTCTTCTTTTAGAATGCACCGAAATCAAAAAACTATGGCCAACTTACAACAGAGCCTTAAAACGTTTTGAAGCCAAATTTGGAATCTATCAGTACGAAGCCCGAAACGGTTATAAATATCTCGCGATCGGAAAAGTGAGTAAATTTCAAGTCTGTATTCATGAATTCAGCAGTTTGTACGAAGGCATTAATTTACTTAGAAGTCTGGCTGAACGCTTTGAAATCGATCATCGTTTCTGTAAATATTCAAAATCTGAAGAAGGAGAGTTTTATCAGAATAATAATTTGAAAAGTCTACCCGATGTTATAATGCATAACACACAAATTGATAATGCGATCGATTATCTGTTAAACAACAGACCAACTTTTGCCATTATCGACAAAGGAAAATCAAAAGAAGAACGCAGTTGTGTCTGGATAGAAAATGGGCATTTTTATGGCATGGGATATCTTCCTTCTGATATTTCGATTCACGAACCTTCAGACGTAAAAAATTATGTTACGCCTTATAAAAGCAATCAATATATTGAACAATTGATTTTTTCTTATGCAGAAAAACATCCTAGAAAAGTATTTTTCAAAAATCATTTCTAA